Proteins from a genomic interval of Pecten maximus chromosome 13, xPecMax1.1, whole genome shotgun sequence:
- the LOC117341081 gene encoding transcription termination factor 4, mitochondrial-like translates to MNILRSLRPLSSWKYGPSRLWSCVGQGETIHRKFPGDCRNLSIYRKDLVLNILRPCYIFRVVSGCGRSYNQLSSCVRFVHTKHGGTETWTDDLDDGDRTANDKHLALMEKIEGQIIEIIDSVLERTEENEMVGSNLENVLEEGVRHLYSLRLSPEQIHRLMLEYREISRHQFFIPITQFLYKNGLNGKRTCKLVTKYPDILDIPKDEIREKIEHLRELGFITPGILLLIEGLPEVLKIPVKNIKRRISDLELLFKSKDVLDLITKSPSLLIDDPALIQKKFDYVFHEMGISQRQIMYSSLFKHSLSHIRQRHVFLVRAGFFKKTVKRGQINPNPLLEDIVDISTRAFLKKYGNMTMSDYIAFRELFERESNEIQDEVEDDSDDEEIQGWKR, encoded by the coding sequence ATGAACATTCTACGTTCTCTGCgtcctctgtccagttggaaGTATGGACCATCCAGACTATGGTCCTGTGTGGgacaaggggagacaatccaTAGAAAATTTCCGGGAGACTGCAGAAATCTGAGTATCTATAGGAAAGATCTTGTATTGAACATCTTAAGACCATGTTATATATTCAGAGTGGTGTCTGGGTGTGGAAGGTCATACAATCAACTATCTAGCTGTGTTAGgtttgtacatacaaaacatggAGGTACGGAGACCTGGACTGATGATCTGGATGATGGCGATAGAACAGCCAATGATAAACATTTAGCATTAATGGAGAAGATCGAGGGACAAATCATTGAGATAATTGACAGTGTTCTGGAGAGAACTGAGGAAAATGAAATGGTTGGGAGCAATTTGGAAAATGTTTTAGAGGAAGGTGTTCGACATTTGTACAGTTTACGTCTTTCTCCAGAACAAATTCATCGCTTGATGTTAGAATACAGGGAGATATCTAGGCATCAGTTTTTTATTCCAATCACACAATTCTTGTACAAAAATGGTTTGAATGGCAAAAGGACATGTAAGCTTGTGACAAAGTATCCTGACATTTTAGATATACCAAAGGACGAGATTCGGGAGAAGATTGAACATTTACGCGAACTTGGGTTCATAACTCCAggtattttattattaattgaAGGTTTACCTGAAGTGCTAAAAATACCTGTAAAAAATATCAAGAGGCGCATCTCAGATCTTGAACTATTGTTCAAGTCTAAAGATGTGCTTGATCTTATAACCAAGTCGCCTTCCCTTCTGATTGACGACCCAGCTTTGATCCAGAAAAAATTTGATTATGTTTTTCATGAGATGGGCATCAGTCAAAGACAAATCATGTACAGCAGTCTGTTCAAGCATAGTCTGAGTCATATCAGGCAGCGACACGTCTTCTTGGTTCGTGcaggtttttttaaaaagactgtGAAGAGGGGTCAAATTAACCCTAATCCTTTACTAGAGgatattgttgatatttcaaCCCGGGCTTTCCTAAAGAAGTATGGTAACATGACCATGTCGGACTACATAGCATTTCGTGAATTGTTTGAACGTGAATCTAATGAAATTCAGGATGAGGTGGAAGATGATTCTGATGATGAAGAAATACAAGGATGGAAGAGATGA
- the LOC117340443 gene encoding 39S ribosomal protein L37, mitochondrial-like, which produces MKLTPPLLKQISKPFKKVWAAKYPSKAYDLPDIPKGLVKKGIRITKPLQTERVVTQQLDHVTLPTDETEQPGYNSEPVWEFTDNNRFIEGLKQAQNLTKSIIYSGMPDGVSSLIDKVEHPQQNELLKRIILQSQVWDPAKDKLPKRIDKSYIKWHFQREYGIPRNRSIRILNTNLVRLANSLIHSQYPAALTDTQLHIQPAFDTHYTFMGEKIVIKSTPSFLLTGNNTLPRFSDKETVANTTEEALPNMFPILPTIDLQSTHYYTLTNSIVVLVLVLIGVTIFVVMRRWDRLFMAWNRTIFRQIHNFALKRDARGVFYEVRVRYKNRGYCKSCIM; this is translated from the exons ATGAAGTTGACGCCACCACTTTTAAAGCAAATATCAAAGCCTTTCAAAAAAGTATGGGCTGCCAAGTATCCAAGTAAAGCATATGATTTACCAGATATTCCAAAGGGACTGGTGAAAAAAG GTATTAGAATCACCAAACCGTTACAGACTGAGAGGGTCGTCACACAGCAGTTGGACCATGTGACTTTACCTACCGATGAGACAGAGCAGCCAGGCTATAACTCTGAACCGGTCTGGGAATTCACAGACAATAATCGTTTCATTGAAG GTTTAAAACAAGCACAGAATCTTACAAAATCCATCATCTACAGTGGAATGCCAGATGGAGTGTCTAGCTTAATAGATAAGGTGGAACATCCCCAACAG AATGAGCTGCTGAAGAGGATTATCCTACAGAGTCAGGTTTGGGATCCAGCTAAAGACAAGCTTCCTAAGAGGATTGACAAGTCCTATATCAAATGGCATTTCCAACGTGAATATGGCATTCCCAGAAACAGgagtat TCGGATTCTAAATACAAACCTGGTACGTCTGGCTAACAGTCTCATCCATTCACAATACCCGGCTGCTCTCACTGACACACAGCTTCATATCCAGCCAGCATTTGACACACACTACACCTTTATGG GTGAGAAGATTGTAATAAAGAGCACGCCAAGCTTCTTACTGACTGGAAACAACACACTTCCTCGGTTTTCTGACAAAGAAACAGTTGCCAACACAACTGAGGAGGCCTTGCCAAACATGTTCCCTATTCTACCAACAATAGATCTCCAATCCACACACTATTATACCTTAACCAACAGTATAG TTGTCCTTGTATTGGTCCTGATCGGAGTGACAATATTTGTTGTTATGAGAAGATGGGACAGATTGTTTATGGCTTGGAATAGAACGATTTTTCGTCAA ATCCATAATTTTGCCCTAAAACGAGATGCCAGGGGTGTCTTCTACGAGGTCCGAGTGCGATACAAAAATCGGGGCTACTGCAAGTCTTGCATTATGTAA